AGCTTGTGGTCCAGGAGCAATAAGATACGACCAAAAACCAGAAGAAATCAAACTCAAAGTTGGTACAATTATCAATGCAATTGGATACGATGAGTTTGATGCAACACTTAAAGAAGAATACGGATATGGTGTCTACGACAACGTCATAACAACACTCGAATTAGAAAGAATGATTAACCCAGCAGGACCAACAGGAGGACACGAAATAAGACCAAGTGATGGTAAACATCCACACAGAACAGTATTCATTCAGTGTGTAGGTTCAAGAGACGCAAAAATAGGAAACCACTACTGTTCAAGAATCTGCTGTATGTTCGCATTGAAGAATGCTCAATTAATGAAACAACACGACCCAAACGCAGAAGTTTACATCTGTTACATGGACATCAGATCATTCGGTAAAGGATACGAAGAATACTACAGAAGAGCACAGGAACAATTCGGTGTCAAGTTCATAAGAGGAAGACCAGCATGTATCATAGAAGATCCAAAAACTAAGAACTTGATTGTAAGAGTTGAAGACACATTATTGGGAGAAATCCTCGAAATTGAAGCTGATTTAGTTGTATTATCATGTGGATTAGTTGCAAGAAAAGACACAAAGAAACTCGCAAAGATGCTTGGAATCGACGTTGGTCCAGATGGATTCTACAAAGAATTACACCCAAAACTTGCACCAGTTAACACAAAAGTTGACGGGGTAGCAATTGCAGGGGTTGCTCAAGGACCAAAAGACATTCCAGACACAGTAGCTCAGGCAAAAGGTGCAGCAAGTGCAGTAGCAATCCCAATGGCACAGGGACAATTTAAGATTGAAATGATAAGGGCAACAGTAAACGAAGAAGTCTGTGGTGGATGTAAAGTTTGTGCTCCAATGTGTCCATACAACGCTATAACCTACGTTGAGAAAGATGGGCACTTAGTTGCACAAGTTAACGACATCGCATGTAAGGGATGCGGTGCTTGTGCAGGAGCATGTCCAAGTGGAGCAATGCAGTTAAGATACTACAGAGACGAACAAATTATTGCTGCTATTGATGGATTGCTCGAGACACACAAAATGCTTGAGAAACAGTAAATAATTTAATTCTGCTTGTGGGAATGGCGCGGCACATGCTCCACTCGATACCGAGCTAACTAAACATCTAAATTCGCATAAATTAAATCTAAACAATAAATCAAACAATATCAAATTTCGATTCAAATAAATCCGTATGAGTTCAACATTAGGGTGGTTCAAGGTATAAACAGATGAGGCGCCATCCGAAGGCTCTGCCAGGATGGCGCTGATGGGGGCTATGTGGCCCTTGGGGGATTTACCTTTACCTTTATTTCATTAAGCTTCATTAGATCTTATAAAAAGAAAAAAAGGGATTATTATGAGTGAACCAATAATTGTAGCATTCGTTTGCTATCAATGAGGATACGGTGCAGCAGATTTAGCTGGAACAAGTAGAATGCAATACCCTGCCAGCGTCAGGCCTATAAGAATACCATGCACTGGTAAATTCGACATTACTTACGCCCTTAGGGCGTTCCAAAAAGGCGCTGACGCTGTCTTTGTTGCAGGGTGAAAACCACACGAGTGTGCATTCGAGACTGGAAACTTTAGGGCCGAAGAGAGGGTTAGGTTCACCAAAAAATTATTAGATGAATTAGGAATTGGTGGAGAAAGAATAGAAATGTACTTCATGACTGCAGCAGAAGCTGATAAATTCGTTGCTGCTGTAAATGAAATGACAGAAAGAGTTAAAAAATTAGGACCTAACCCTCTCAAGGCCCAATAAGGCTAAAAAAAGGGATGAGTTCCACAGGGAACCGATAAGGACCTGTGGAACAACCGCCCCTAAAGTGAGGGGTCAAGGCCTTTTTTATATGGCTACCTTCTTTTTATTGAAAATTTAAAAATTTTAAATTTCCAAAGGTGATGAAATGGCAGATAAAGTTAAGGTAGCAATGATACAATTATGTGGCTGTTCTGGGTGTCACATCTCATTGCTTGACTTGCATGACAAGTTATTAGAGGTTCTGCCAAACTTGGAGATCGTCTATGCTCCAATTGTCGCAGACCCAAAGGAAATTCCTGACGGGATAGATGTTGCGTTGTTAGAAGGAGGAGTTAGAAACGAGCACGATGAGCACCTTGTCCATGAATTTAGAGAGAAAGCAAAAATTGTAATTGCATGGGGAACTTGTGCTGCTTATGGTGGAATTCCTGGTTTAGGAAACTTATACACAAAAGAAGAATTGATAAACAGGGTTTATTCAACAGAATCAACTGACAACCCTGGAACAATCCCATCAGAAGAAATCCCACCATTGGAAGATTACGTAAAACCAATCCCAGATGTTATAAAAGTTGATTATATCATCCCAGGATGTCCTCCAACACCAGATATGATTGCAAGTGCAATTGTTGCATTATTGAATGGAGAAGAACCAAAATTCTCTACAAAAATTGTATGTGACGAATGTCCAAGGAAAAAAGAAAACGTATTCCCAGAGAAATTCAAAAGAACATTTGAAGGAAAACCAGATCCGGAAAAATGTTTATTTGAACAAGGTTACACCTGCTTAGGTATGGCTACAAGAGCAGGATGTGGAGCAAAGTGTCCAAATGCAGGTGTTCCATGTAGAGGATGTTATGGAAAAACAGATGCTGTATTGGATCAAGGAGCAGCGGCGGCAAACACATTTGCAAATGCTGGAGAGGCAGCATTGGAAATCCCAGACAAAGTTGCATTGTTGAACAGATTCAGTTTACCTGCTGCTTTAATTTCCAAGAAGATAAAATAAACACATAATCAAACACACAATCAAGAGTAAAAAATAACCAAATAAACCAAAATTAAGGATGGTGACCCTATGGGTAAGGTCGTAATTGAACCTTTAACCCGTCTCGAAGGACACGGAAAAGTAACAATTACCTTAGATGAGAATGGTAAGCCAAAGGATGTAAAATTGCACATAACTGCTTTAAGAGGATTTGAGCAGTTCGTTGTTGGAAGACCAGCAGAAGAGGTTCCAAGAATTGTTCCAAGAATCTGTGGGATTTGCCAAACAGCACACCATTTAGCAAGTGTTAAGGCAGTTGATGCTGCATGGGGCGTTGAAATTCCAAGTGCAGCAAAAAAAGTTAGAGAATTAATGCACTTAGGAAACATGATACACAGCCACGCATTGC
The sequence above is a segment of the Methanotorris igneus Kol 5 genome. Coding sequences within it:
- a CDS encoding CoB--CoM heterodisulfide reductase iron-sulfur subunit A family protein is translated as MSSPRVGVFVCYCGANINGVVDCEAVKDFAAKLDGVVVAKTYPFMCADPGQNLIKEAIKEYNLDRVVVAACTPKIHEPTFRTCLAEAGLSPYYLEFVNIREHDSFVHMNDREAATKKAMELVAAGVERAKRLEDVPQKTVEVDKSCLIIGAGIAGIQAALDLGDQGYKVYLVEKEPSIGGRMAQLAKTFPTDDCALUILAPKMVTVANHPNVELITYAEVKDIQGYIGNFEVTIEKKPRYVDENVCTGCGACAAVCPIEVPNEFDLGLGTRKAIYVPFPQAVPLVYTIDKEHCIDCGLCEKACGPGAIRYDQKPEEIKLKVGTIINAIGYDEFDATLKEEYGYGVYDNVITTLELERMINPAGPTGGHEIRPSDGKHPHRTVFIQCVGSRDAKIGNHYCSRICCMFALKNAQLMKQHDPNAEVYICYMDIRSFGKGYEEYYRRAQEQFGVKFIRGRPACIIEDPKTKNLIVRVEDTLLGEILEIEADLVVLSCGLVARKDTKKLAKMLGIDVGPDGFYKELHPKLAPVNTKVDGVAIAGVAQGPKDIPDTVAQAKGAASAVAIPMAQGQFKIEMIRATVNEEVCGGCKVCAPMCPYNAITYVEKDGHLVAQVNDIACKGCGACAGACPSGAMQLRYYRDEQIIAAIDGLLETHKMLEKQ
- the vhuD gene encoding F420-non-reducing hydrogenase iron-sulfur subunit VhuD, with protein sequence MSEPIIVAFVCYQUGYGAADLAGTSRMQYPASVRPIRIPCTGKFDITYALRAFQKGADAVFVAGUKPHECAFETGNFRAEERVRFTKKLLDELGIGGERIEMYFMTAAEADKFVAAVNEMTERVKKLGPNPLKAQ
- the vhuG gene encoding F420-non-reducing hydrogenase subunit VhuG; translation: MADKVKVAMIQLCGCSGCHISLLDLHDKLLEVLPNLEIVYAPIVADPKEIPDGIDVALLEGGVRNEHDEHLVHEFREKAKIVIAWGTCAAYGGIPGLGNLYTKEELINRVYSTESTDNPGTIPSEEIPPLEDYVKPIPDVIKVDYIIPGCPPTPDMIASAIVALLNGEEPKFSTKIVCDECPRKKENVFPEKFKRTFEGKPDPEKCLFEQGYTCLGMATRAGCGAKCPNAGVPCRGCYGKTDAVLDQGAAAANTFANAGEAALEIPDKVALLNRFSLPAALISKKIK